In Thermodesulfobacteriota bacterium, the DNA window CTCCCGCACATGGTGCAGGTCGAGGGCTCCTCGGGCATGCGGCTTTCTCTTATCTCGCGCGCCCGCTCGCCGAAGAGGCCGAGCCTGGACTGGGCGTCCCAGTCGAGGTCTCTCCGGGCCTTGCTCATCTCCATGTCGCGCCCGCTGCGGCCGAGCTTTACCATGTCCCCGGCGTGGGCGGCTATCCTTGAGGCCCTCACCCCCTCGACCACGTCCTCTTTGGACGGGAGTGCGAGGTGTTCGGCCGGTGTAACGTAACAGATAAGGTCCGCACCATAACGAGCGGCCTCGGCCGCGCCTATAGCCGCCGAGATATGGTCGTAGCCCGCGGCGATGTCGGTTACGAGCGGCCCGAGCACGTAGAACGGGGCGTCCGCGCTCATCCGCTTCTGAAGTTTTACGTTGGCCTCTATGTCGTCGAGCGGCAGGTGCCCCGGGCCCTCGCACATCATCTGGCAGCCCATATCCTGCCCGATTTCGGCGAGCTCGCAGTTTATTACGAGCTCCTGGACCTGCGCCCTGTCGAGACTGTCATGCACGGCCCCGGCCCGGAGGCCGTTACCGAGGCTCAGGACGCAGTCGTATTTTTTAAGTATCTCCACCACCCGGTCGAACTTCTCGTAGAGCGGGTTCTCCTTATTGTTGCTCATCATCCAGCCCACCATGTAGGAACCGCCTCGTGACACGAGCCCGCCGTAGCGGTAGCCCTGCCTTTCGAGCCGCTCGATCGTAAGGCGATTTATCCCGCAGTGTACGGCCATGAACGATATGCCGTCCGCGCACTGCCTCTCCAGCACGTCGAAGAGGAGCTCTTCGTCGAGCTTGTTCGGGTCGTGGTATTTTTCTATCGCCTCGGCGAAGGCCTGGTAGAGCGGCACGCTCCCGACCGGGAGCGAAACAGCCGCGAGGACCTCTTTCCTTATACTGTCGAGATCGCCGCCGACCGAAAGCTCCATAAGGGTGTCGGCCCCGGCACGCTCGGCGGCCTGCGCCTTCTCCACCTCGGCCGCGGCGTCGACAATGTCGGAAGACGTGCCGATGCTCGCGTTGACCTTTGTCCTGAGCCCCTTGCCTATGGCGACGGGCTTCGCAGGGCGATTGGTGTTACTGAGGATAACGGCCTTGCCCCCGGCCACCACGTCCCGGATACATTCGGGATGTACGCCCTCACCGAGCGCCGCCTCCTTCATCTCTTTCGTAACAATGCCATTCCTTGCCGACTCTATCTGCGTCATACCTCTCCTCTCATCCGAAGTTATTGCACGCCTCGATAAACCCTTTCGCGAATCCGGGGTTGCTCGCGAAGTGGAGGTGCACGTAGCTCGCGAGTGTGTTTTTAATCGTATAGCCCTCGGCGCCGGTGTAGGCCCTTTTTACCAGCCGCGGGGGGGGGCTTATATCCGAGTAGCGGTGCTCGTGCCCGCGTATCTTCGCGCCCGCCTTCAGGAACGGACAGCCGCTGCGTGCCGTTACCTCCCTGTAGCCGAGACCTTTTAGTTTCCTGTCCATCTTCGTTATCCACGGAAACAACCCCGCCATCGCATGGCTCTTGCCGTTAGTATCCTTAAGGCCCTTTCCAAGATAGATCATCCCCCCGCACTCGGCGTAGACCGGAAGCCCCGAGAGGGCCGCCGTCTTAAGCTCCTTCCTGAGCGCGGTGTTGGCCGAAAGAGAGCGCGCGTGCAACTCCGGGTAGCCGCCGCCGAGGTAGACGCCCCGCGCGCCTTTGGGAATCCTTTTATCCTTAAGAGGGCTGAAGAAAACTATCTTTGCCCCGTGGCCTTCGAGCAGTTCTAAATTTTCCCGGTAGTAGAAGCAGAAGGCGTCGTCGCGAGCCACAGCAATGGTTACGGCTATGGTCACGGCGGGGTTTTTCTTTCCGGTACTTACCCTGGGAGGAGTACGGACCTTTTTTGCGGCCTTCAATAACCCTTCGAGGTCGATATTTGCCTCGGCGAGCTTCGCCCCCCTCGTTAAAAACTTTTTCCAGTCGCCCTTTTTTATGTCGCCCTTGGTAACGAGCCCGAGGTGCCTCTCCGGAAGTTTTATTTCCTTATCCCTCGGGATGCAGCCAAAGACCTTAACCCGCGCGCCCTTCTCGACCGCGTCCTTTAGCATATTAAAATGCCGCTCGCTCCCGACACGGTTAAAGATAACGCCCGCGAGTTTCAGCTCCGGGTCGAACCCTTTAAAGCCGCTTACAAGTGCGGCGGCGCTCGCGGACATGCCCGAGCCGTCGACCACGAGCACGACCGGAAGGCCGAGCGTCTTCGCCAGATGCGCCGTGCTGCCCGGACCACTTTTTTTTCGATTACCTGCCTTACCATCGAAAAGCCCCATGACCCCTTCGACGATACCGACGTCCGCGCCGTGCATGGCGCGGGCGAAAGTCTCCCTCACCCGCGAAGGGCCCATCATCCACGTGTCGAGGTTATAGGAAGCTCTGCCGGAAAGGGCCGAGTGGTAGCCCGTGTCTATGTAGTCCGGACCCGCCTTGAAGGGCTGGACCGCAAGCCCTCTCTTCCCAAAGGCCTCCATAAGGCCGAGCGTAACGGTAGTCTTGCCCGCGCCCGAAGAGGGGGCGGCTATTACAAAGGCGGACGGAAAGGGGCGCGCTCTTTTAGCCATCTTTTTTATCCACCCGCCACCCCCCTCTTCAGTAATGCACCATCGTGCCCATCTCCTGGTTGGGGCCTCCGTTAAGGAGCTTCACCACCCTGCCCCCGTCGTCGAAGTAGTCTATGACGTTCAGGCAGCCGTAGTCCTGCTCTACACGGAAAAAATTCTCCAGCGGCAGACCCATGGCCTCGCAGAGTATCACGCGGTTGACCCCGCCGTGGAGCACCATGCAGACGCTCTCGCCCCTGTGTTTATCCACTATGGCGTCAAGGGCCGGAAGGACGCGAGAGCGAAGGTCGACCAGGCTCTCGCCCCCTTTTATCCTGTCACCTGCGAGTTTACTGAAGGTGAAGTGGGCCTCCTCGGGATACTTCCCGGCTGCCTCCTCCCTCGTAAGGCCCTCCCACCTTCCGAGATGCAGCTCCCTGAAGGCCGGGACTTTCTCGGGCTCGAGGCCGAGCCTAGCGCCTATGGTCTCCGCCCCCTTTACGGCCCTTAGAAGGTCGCTCGAATAAACGGAGGTGACGGAGGAGCCGGCGAGGTGGTCGGCCAGGCGCTCCATCTGATCGAGCCCCTCCTCGGTTACGTCAACGTCCGTGTGGCCGTTGTAGCGGAACTCGTGGTGGTTTACGACCTGCCCGTGGCGGACGAGGTATATGCGCGTGGCGTCCATGGTTTAAGCGCCCGCAAGCGCAAGTACCGCCAGGAGGAAGAGGACCTCTCCCGCTTCGCTCTGGAAGCCGAAGACGTCTCCGGTGATACCTCCGAGCCTTCTCTTGAAGAAGACGGTCAGCCCGTAAGTAAACGCCGCTATACCGGCCAGCACGATAAAGGCCGCCGGTCCGAAGAAGATGCCCGACAGGAAGACCACCACTACCGTCGCCATAAGGAGGCTTTCGGCCGGGCATCCCGTAAAGGCCTTGCCGAGCCCCTCGCCCTCCCTGGCGTAAGTGCCCCAGAACGACATCGGGACCATCGACCAGCGGCCTACCATCGGGAAGAGCAGAAGGGCCGGGGCCCTCGCATCCCCCGGCAGCGCCGCTATGCAGAGATACTTTATCAGGAGAAGGAGCACCACGGCCGCGACCCCCACGGCCCCCGCGCTCCCGTCGCGCATTATACGCAGCCGGTCTTCGGGGGTGGCCCCTCCGGCAAGGCCGTCCACGGTGTCCGTAAAGCCGTCTATGTGGAGCCCGCCGCTGGTAAGAAGGAGTATCGCCAGAAGGATCGCGCTCGCCACACTTACCGGCAGCCCCATGACGTTATGCAGTACGACGTCGGAAGCGACCAGTAAACCACCCTGCAGCGCGCCGACGAACGGGAAGAGCGCCATGGAGCGGGCCGCCTCCCCGGGCTCCATCTTTATCTCCCTCCTTACGGGGAAGACGGTCAGGAATTGCAGTACCAGCAGGACGTGGTTCATCTGTCACTCTCGGACACCCCGGCGTCGCCGAAGGTGGCCATCTCGTTATATATCCTGACCCCGGCCTCCAGGAGATATATCCCCATTGCCGCGCCCGTCCCCTCCCCGAGCCGCATCTCCAGGTCCAGAAGGGGTTTCAGACCCATCCTCTCGAGCATCACCGCGTGCCCCCTCTCCACCGAATTATGCGAGGCGAAGAGGTAGTCCTTTACCTCGGGCTTAAGCTCCGCGGCCACCAGCGCGCCCGCGGTGGAGATAAAGCCGTCTACCATAACCGGCACCCTCCTTGCGGCCGCGCCGAGAACGAGGCCGGTTATCCCGGCTATCTCCGCCCCGCCGACCTTTGCAAGAACGCTCATCGGGTCTGTGGGGTCCGGAGAGTTAAACTCGATAGCCTCCTCTATGACTTTCACCTTGTGGTCGAAAACCTTATCGTCTATACCGGTCCCCCTGCCTGTGACCTCCCTTACGGGGAGTCCGGAAAAGACCGCCGCCATGGCGCTTGCCGGGGTGGTGTTGGCTATACCCATCTCTCCGGTGCCGAAGACCGCACCCGGAGCGGCGTACTCGCAGGCGAGCTCTATCCCCACCTCCACCGAGCGGCGCGTCTCCTCGGGCGTCATGGCCGGACCGGTACGGATGTTGGCCGTGCCGTTTATGACCTTTCTCTTTATAAGCTCTCCCGCCGCCTCGCCGTCGAACTCGAACTCCACCCCTATGTCCACCACCTTTACCTCGCAGCCGGCGTGGTCCGCGAGCACGTTTATCCCGGCCCCGCCCCGGAGGAAGTTAAGGACCATCTGCGTGGTGACCTCTTTGGGGAAGGCAGATACACCCTCGGCCGCCACGCCGTGGTCTCCGGCGAACGTAAAGATTATCTTTCTGGTTACGGCGGGCTGTGTGGAGCCGCTTATGGCCACGGCCCTTCGGGCGAGCTCTTCGAGCCTGCCGAGGCTGCCCCGGGGCTTGGTGAGGTTGTCGAGCCTCTTCTGCGCCGCGCCGAGGAGGGCGTTATCGACGGGCCCTATGGCGTCAAGAGTTTCCTTTATGGTCATGGTCGTGATCGTGTGCATGGTCGTGCGAATGGTCGTGGTCGTGTGCATGGTCATGCGTGTCGCCATGGTCATGGTCATGCGCATCGCCGTGGCCATGGTCGTGCGTGCACTCCTCCCCGGAAAACCTGCACGCCACGCGCTCGCCCATGGTGCCGCCAATGACCGCGCAACCTACCATGAACAGTATGGAGCCAAGGGTCATGGGATCCTTGGCCGACTTCGCTAAGACCATGAATGCGGGCGTCAGGACCACTATAAACCCCATGAGCGCCCCCCTCCGTCCGGCTATGACCCCCGCCACCAGGCCGGAGAGGACCGCCACGATGGGGGCCATGACGAGGTTTGAAAAGGTCGTCGCCCCGGGGAGGGCCTTATCGAAGAGCTCCCGGTTCGCCTTGATGAAGGCATCGCTCTCCTCGGCCGTCCTGCCCTTGAAGAACTCGGCAGTGAACTTGCCGTAAGGCGTTATCTCAAAATAGCCCAGCACCCAGCAGAGCCCTATGTAGAAAAACAGAAAGAAGAGCGTCCCCGTAAAGAGAGACGCGAAGTTCCTTACCGTAAGCATATCCTTGATCATATCCTTCATTTCATCTTCACCGGCAGGCCTGCGGATATAAAGAACACCTCGTCGGCGGCCTCCGCCATTGCCTGGTTTACCAGCCCCGAGAGGTCCCGGAACCTCCGGGCAAGTTTGTTCCTGGGGACGATCCCCTGTCCAAGTTCACCCGAGACGGCCACGACCGTGGCCCACGTGTCGCGGGACAACCTTGCGAGCCCTTCGGCCTCCTCCATTATCTCCGAGTCGCTCATGCCTTCCTCCACCAGGTTGGAAAGCCACAGCGTAATGCAGTCTATGAGGACGACGGCGAACTCGTTATTCTCCCTTACAAAGTCCCTTACCCGTATCGGCTCTTCAATGGTAACCCACTTTATCTTCTCCCCTCCCCCCCCTCCCCCCCCCGCCCGGGCCTTCTTATGCTCCTTTATCCTCTCCGCCATCTCTTTATCGCGCGCCGTCGCGGTCGCCACGTACGCCCTTGAGTCGTCGGGGCTTACGCCCTTGAGCTTCCCTGCGAGCTCCAGCGCGAAGCGGCTCTTACCGCTCCTGGCCCCGCCGAGCACGAAGATGGACTTCCCGCCGCCGCGCTTCAATACTCGATACCCTTCCTCGCCTTGACGCCTCCGTCATAGGGGTGCTTTATCTTGAGCATCTCGGTTACGTAGTCCGCCCTCTTCACGAGTTCCACCGGCGCGTCCCTGCCGGTGAGCACGACTTCCAGGCACTCCGGCCTGGCGTCGAGCAGGTCCAGTACCTCCTCGACGCTTATAAAGCCGCCGTTTACGGCCCCCATGAGCTCGTCGAGCACGAGAAGGTCGAAGTCGTCGCCCATCTTCTCACTGGCGCGTTCGAAGAGACCCCTCACCGAAGCCCTCACCTTCTCGATATCGGTATCCTTGCCGGTAAAGATCGGGTGCCTCACCTCCGAGCGTATGAGCTCGATGGCCGGGATGTCCTCCCTTATGATATCCTTCTCGCCGGACGGGTCGCCCTCGAGCTTGAAGAACTGGACGAAGAGGACCTTCATGCCGTGACCGGCCGCGCGTATGGCCAGCCCCAGCGAGGCGGACGTCTTCCCCTTGCCCTCACCCGTATAGATATGAACGAGCCCTTTTTCCACCGCCATGACTCACTCCCCCCTAATCACTTCGAACCGTCCCCGGTCGGGTCAACTGCACACAACGTCATAAAATAGCTACGCATACAGCGCGTCAGAACAAAGCAGACCGAGACGCGACGAAGGCGAGAAGTGAGGCGTACTGATGGTACGCCGCAACGACGAGCCGAGGAGCAACGAAGGTATGCGAAGTTATGGCGCGCTGTATGAAAAGACCCATCCCCCGTTGCACAGGACGGGCCGCTGCGGCAACTCTTAACGGCTATAAGTTACCAACTTTGGGCGACGCGCGTCAAGCCAATTCCGCCATATGGTCCCTTACCCCCAACTCGGTTCAGCTTGACCTGGATACGCACTAAGTGATAGTTTCATCGAAGGATCGTAATCATGCCCTCGGTAAAGATCGATATCGACATAAAGGCGGCTGCCGAAGACGTCTTCGACCTCATTACGAAGGTCGAGGAGTTCGGCAGATATTCGGGGCTCATACGCGAGGTAAGGAAACTCTCCCCCGGCGTATACCGTTGGGAGGTGGAGTTCCTGGGCGTGGCGGCCCGTTGGGAGGCCGAGGTCTCGGCCTCCGAGAGGCCCCGCTACTTCGCCTGGCGCTCGGTGAGCGGGCTCTACAACACCGGCAGCTACACGCTTGAGACCGGGGACGGCGAAACGCACGTCACCTTCGAGATGGAGTACCGCCTCTCCGGCACCCTCATGGAACTCCTCACCGCCCCGGTGCTCTCGCACGTGATAACGCGCGTCCACAAAGAGGTCCTCGGGAACGTAAAGAAAGAGTTGGAGAAGTAGGCAACGATGCCCGACGGGCCGGACCTCACCCTTCTGTCACTTTTATCACTTACTGCTTGACATTCTACGCAATGTCGAATATAATCTACCGCATGGGCAAGTACACCCAAAAAACGTTCAGGGCCTCGGGCTCGGGGCTCGGCAAGGTGCTCGGCCACCTCGAAGAGGAGGTCATGGCCGTACTCTGGACCAGGGGCGAAGCCACGGGCAAGGAGGTCCTCGCCGAACTCACGCGCTCGCGCAAGATAGCCTTTACCACCGTACTTACGGT includes these proteins:
- the cobU gene encoding bifunctional adenosylcobinamide kinase/adenosylcobinamide-phosphate guanylyltransferase — encoded protein: MKRGGGKSIFVLGGARSGKSRFALELAGKLKGVSPDDSRAYVATATARDKEMAERIKEHKKARAGGGGGGGEKIKWVTIEEPIRVRDFVRENNEFAVVLIDCITLWLSNLVEEGMSDSEIMEEAEGLARLSRDTWATVVAVSGELGQGIVPRNKLARRFRDLSGLVNQAMAEAADEVFFISAGLPVKMK
- a CDS encoding histidine phosphatase family protein, translating into MDATRIYLVRHGQVVNHHEFRYNGHTDVDVTEEGLDQMERLADHLAGSSVTSVYSSDLLRAVKGAETIGARLGLEPEKVPAFRELHLGRWEGLTREEAAGKYPEEAHFTFSKLAGDRIKGGESLVDLRSRVLPALDAIVDKHRGESVCMVLHGGVNRVILCEAMGLPLENFFRVEQDYGCLNVIDYFDDGGRVVKLLNGGPNQEMGTMVHY
- a CDS encoding SRPBCC family protein, which produces MPSVKIDIDIKAAAEDVFDLITKVEEFGRYSGLIREVRKLSPGVYRWEVEFLGVAARWEAEVSASERPRYFAWRSVSGLYNTGSYTLETGDGETHVTFEMEYRLSGTLMELLTAPVLSHVITRVHKEVLGNVKKELEK
- a CDS encoding cobyrinate a,c-diamide synthase, which encodes MAKRARPFPSAFVIAAPSSGAGKTTVTLGLMEAFGKRGLAVQPFKAGPDYIDTGYHSALSGRASYNLDTWMMGPSRVRETFARAMHGADVGIVEGVMGLFDGKAGNRKKSGPGSTAHLAKTLGLPVVLVVDGSGMSASAAALVSGFKGFDPELKLAGVIFNRVGSERHFNMLKDAVEKGARVKVFGCIPRDKEIKLPERHLGLVTKGDIKKGDWKKFLTRGAKLAEANIDLEGLLKAAKKVRTPPRVSTGKKNPAVTIAVTIAVARDDAFCFYYRENLELLEGHGAKIVFFSPLKDKRIPKGARGVYLGGGYPELHARSLSANTALRKELKTAALSGLPVYAECGGMIYLGKGLKDTNGKSHAMAGLFPWITKMDRKLKGLGYREVTARSGCPFLKAGAKIRGHEHRYSDISPPPRLVKRAYTGAEGYTIKNTLASYVHLHFASNPGFAKGFIEACNNFG
- the cobT gene encoding nicotinate-nucleotide--dimethylbenzimidazole phosphoribosyltransferase, which codes for MTIKETLDAIGPVDNALLGAAQKRLDNLTKPRGSLGRLEELARRAVAISGSTQPAVTRKIIFTFAGDHGVAAEGVSAFPKEVTTQMVLNFLRGGAGINVLADHAGCEVKVVDIGVEFEFDGEAAGELIKRKVINGTANIRTGPAMTPEETRRSVEVGIELACEYAAPGAVFGTGEMGIANTTPASAMAAVFSGLPVREVTGRGTGIDDKVFDHKVKVIEEAIEFNSPDPTDPMSVLAKVGGAEIAGITGLVLGAAARRVPVMVDGFISTAGALVAAELKPEVKDYLFASHNSVERGHAVMLERMGLKPLLDLEMRLGEGTGAAMGIYLLEAGVRIYNEMATFGDAGVSESDR
- a CDS encoding adenosylcobinamide-GDP ribazoletransferase, with product MNHVLLVLQFLTVFPVRREIKMEPGEAARSMALFPFVGALQGGLLVASDVVLHNVMGLPVSVASAILLAILLLTSGGLHIDGFTDTVDGLAGGATPEDRLRIMRDGSAGAVGVAAVVLLLLIKYLCIAALPGDARAPALLLFPMVGRWSMVPMSFWGTYAREGEGLGKAFTGCPAESLLMATVVVVFLSGIFFGPAAFIVLAGIAAFTYGLTVFFKRRLGGITGDVFGFQSEAGEVLFLLAVLALAGA
- a CDS encoding cob(I)yrinic acid a,c-diamide adenosyltransferase, with the translated sequence MAVEKGLVHIYTGEGKGKTSASLGLAIRAAGHGMKVLFVQFFKLEGDPSGEKDIIREDIPAIELIRSEVRHPIFTGKDTDIEKVRASVRGLFERASEKMGDDFDLLVLDELMGAVNGGFISVEEVLDLLDARPECLEVVLTGRDAPVELVKRADYVTEMLKIKHPYDGGVKARKGIEY
- the thiC gene encoding phosphomethylpyrimidine synthase ThiC, with the translated sequence MTQIESARNGIVTKEMKEAALGEGVHPECIRDVVAGGKAVILSNTNRPAKPVAIGKGLRTKVNASIGTSSDIVDAAAEVEKAQAAERAGADTLMELSVGGDLDSIRKEVLAAVSLPVGSVPLYQAFAEAIEKYHDPNKLDEELLFDVLERQCADGISFMAVHCGINRLTIERLERQGYRYGGLVSRGGSYMVGWMMSNNKENPLYEKFDRVVEILKKYDCVLSLGNGLRAGAVHDSLDRAQVQELVINCELAEIGQDMGCQMMCEGPGHLPLDDIEANVKLQKRMSADAPFYVLGPLVTDIAAGYDHISAAIGAAEAARYGADLICYVTPAEHLALPSKEDVVEGVRASRIAAHAGDMVKLGRSGRDMEMSKARRDLDWDAQSRLGLFGERAREIRESRMPEEPSTCTMCGSFCALDNVNEYFRESLSKGRKR
- a CDS encoding BlaI/MecI/CopY family transcriptional regulator, whose translation is MSNIIYRMGKYTQKTFRASGSGLGKVLGHLEEEVMAVLWTRGEATGKEVLAELTRSRKIAFTTVLTVIERLARKGLLKRDRREDGYHVSPVYSKDEFAAMVSREVLDGVVELSSSQAVAS